From a single Syngnathus scovelli strain Florida chromosome 2, RoL_Ssco_1.2, whole genome shotgun sequence genomic region:
- the LOC125988281 gene encoding tubulin alpha chain → MRECISIHVGQAGVQMGNTCWELYCLEHGILPDGHMSNERTKGSTDDSFTTFFSETGAGKYVPRAIFVDLEPTVIDEVRTGTYRQLFHPEQLISGKEDAANNYARGHYTVGKEHIDAVLGRIRKLADQCTGLQGFLVFHSFGGGTGSGFTSLLMERLSVDFGKKSKLEFAIYPAPQVSTAVVEPYNSILTTHTTLEHSDCAFMVDNEAIYDICRRNLDIDRPSYTNLNRLISQIVSSITASLRFDGALNVDLTEFQTNLVPYPRIHFPLATYAPVISAEKAYHEQLTVAEITNSCFEPANQMVKCDPRHGKYMACCLLYRGDVVPKDVNVAISTIKTKRSIQFVDWCPTGFKVGINYQPPTVVPGGDLAKVQRAVCMLSNTTAIAEAWARLDHKFDLMYAKRAFVHWYVGEGMEEGEFSEAREDMAALEKDYEEVGLDSSEQDEDDGEEY, encoded by the exons ATG CGCGAGTGTATCTCCATCCATGTTGGTCAGGCTGGTGTCCAAATGGGCAACACCTGCTGGGAGCTGTACTGCTTGGAGCACGGCATCCTGCCGGACGGCCACATGTCCAACGAGAGGACCAAGGGGAGCACCGACGATTCTTTCACAACCTTCTTCAGCGAAACCGGCGCAGGCAAATATGTGCCGCGAGCTATTTTTGTCGACCTGGAACCCACCGTTATCG ATGAGGTACGAACGGGTACGTATCGTCAGCTCTTCCACCCGGAACAGCTCATCTCCGGGAAGGAAGATGCGGCCAACAATTACGCCCGTGGTCACTACACGGTTGGCAAGGAGCACATCGACGCAGTGCTGGGCAGAATCCGCAAATTG GCCGACCAGTGCACCGGCCTCCAAGGTTTCTTGGTGTTCCACTCCTTTGGAGGAGGAACTGGTTCCGGCTTCACTTCTCTGTTGATGGAGCGTCTCTCTGTGGACTTTGGCAAAAAGTCCAAGTTGGAGTTCGCCATCTACCCGGCGCCTCAGGTGTCCACCGCTGTGGTCGAGCCGTACAACTCCATCCTTACCACGCATACCACGTTGGAGCACTCTGATTGCGCTTTCATGGTGGACAACGAGGCCATCTACGACATCTGCCGTCGGAACCTGGACATCGACCGTCCGTCGTACACCAACCTGAACCGACTCATCAGTCAGATCGTCTCGTCCATAACCGCCTCTCTGCGTTTCGACGGAGCCCTCAACGTGGACCTGACTGAGTTCCAGACCAACCTGGTGCCCTACCCGCGTATCCACTTCCCTCTGGCCACCTACGCCCCCGTAATCTCTGCGGAAAAAGCGTATCACGAGCAGCTGACCGTGGCGGAGATCACCAACTCCTGTTTCGAGCCGGCCAATCAGATGGTGAAATGCGACCCTCGCCACGGCAAGTACATGGCGTGCTGTCTGCTGTACCGTGGCGACGTGGTGCCCAAAGATGTCAACGTGGCTATCAGCACCATCAAGACCAAGCGCTCCATCCAGTTTGTGGACTGGTGTCCCACCGGCTTCAAGGTGGGCATCAACTACCAGCCCCCTACGGTGGTTCCGGGAGGAGACCTGGCCAAGGTCCAGAGGGCCGTGTGCATGCTGAGCAACACCACGGCCATCGCCGAGGCCTGGGCCCGACTGGATCACAAGTTTGACCTGATGTACGCCAAGAGGGCCTTCGTGCACTGGTACGTCGGCGAGGGAATGGAGGAAGGCGAGTTCTCCGAGGCCAGAGAGGACATGGCCGCCCTGGAGAAGGACTACGAAGAGGTGGGACTCGACTCATCCGAACAAGATGAAGATGATGGAGAGGAGTATTAG